In one window of Denticeps clupeoides chromosome 2, fDenClu1.1, whole genome shotgun sequence DNA:
- the nrn1a gene encoding neuritin, protein MGLTLTGRYISLFLALQIASLLQAVRAAGKCEAVFKGFSNCLLQLGESMATYPQELDERENLRTICTYWDDFHSCATTALADCQEGATELWEKLKKESRSLEFRGSLFELCAGGNAAPGPASAAPVRLVWLLSGLSALLTRLGI, encoded by the exons TTCAGATAG CGTCCCTGCTGCAGGCAGTGCGGGCGGCGGGGAAATGTGAGGCGGTGTTTAAAGGCTTCTCCAACTGCCTGCTTCAGCTCGGGGAGAGCATGGCCACCTACCCACAGGAGCTGGACGAGAGGGAGAACCTCCGCACCATCTGCAC GTACTGGGATGACTTCCACTCCTGCGCCACCACCGCGCTCGCCGACTGCCAGGAAGGCGCCACGGAGCTGTgggagaagctgaagaaggagtCCAGGAGCCTGGAGTTCCGCGGGAGCCTGTTCGAACTGTGCGCCGGCGGGAACGCGGCCCCGGGCCCGGCCTCGGCGGCGCCCGTCCGCCTGGTGTGGCTGCTGTCCGGACTGTCCGCCCTGCTGACGCGGCTCGGGATTTAG